One window from the genome of Castellaniella sp. MT123 encodes:
- a CDS encoding TIGR00730 family Rossman fold protein, producing the protein MTNNKTKRVSAEQQIPTIIAEMRAAAAAFQKIGMGVSIFGSARIPPGHPFYDLGLELGARIAQLGVPVIAGGGPGLMEAANRGAFSAGGRSVGLNIRLPRETTNNPYQTDSLHFEYFNSRKASFFMHSLAYVVLPGGFGTLDELFEAVTLIQTMKQPPAPIILVGTAFWSGLIDWIRDQLAPNGMIGPYDADLLVITDDLDEVIRHIQEAVQIEPDREPVLPE; encoded by the coding sequence ATGACGAACAACAAGACGAAACGAGTTTCGGCAGAACAACAAATTCCCACGATTATTGCAGAGATGCGCGCCGCGGCCGCCGCTTTTCAGAAAATCGGCATGGGCGTCAGTATTTTCGGCAGCGCACGCATCCCTCCCGGCCACCCTTTCTATGATCTGGGCCTGGAACTGGGGGCACGGATCGCCCAACTGGGCGTTCCCGTCATCGCCGGCGGTGGCCCGGGCCTGATGGAAGCCGCCAACCGCGGCGCCTTCAGCGCCGGCGGCCGCAGTGTCGGGCTGAACATCCGCCTGCCGCGCGAAACCACCAACAACCCCTACCAGACCGACAGCCTGCATTTCGAATACTTCAATTCACGCAAGGCGTCCTTCTTCATGCACAGCCTGGCCTACGTGGTGCTGCCGGGCGGCTTCGGCACCCTGGACGAACTCTTCGAGGCCGTCACACTGATCCAGACGATGAAGCAGCCGCCGGCCCCCATCATCCTGGTGGGCACCGCTTTCTGGTCGGGGCTGATCGACTGGATCCGCGACCAACTGGCCCCCAACGGCATGATCGGGCCTTACGACGCGGACTTGCTGGTGATCACCGACGATCTGGACGAGGTCATCCGCCACATCCAGGAAGCCGTCCAGATCGAACCCGACCGCGAACCCGTGCTTCCGGAATAA
- a CDS encoding catalase, whose amino-acid sequence MKKLTTAAGAPVVDNQNILTAGSRGPALLQDVWLLEKLAHFDREVIPERRMHAKGAGAHGTFTVTHDITRYTRAAIFSSVGKQTPMFLRFSTVAGERGAADAERDIRGVAMKFYTEEGNWDLVGNNTPVFFFRDPLKFPDLNHAVKRDPGTGLRSAQNNWEFWTGLPEALHQITIVMSDRGIPSDYRHMHLFGSHTFSFINAAQERFWVKFHFKSRQGIRNLTDAEAAELIGRDRESSQRDLYDSIALGRFPSWTLFVQIMPEKEAGSYHLNPFDLTKVWPHSDYPMIEVGTLELNRNPDNFFAEVEQAAFTPANVVPGIGFSPDRMLQARLFSYGDAQRYRLGVNHHQIPVNAPRCPFHSYHRDGAMRVDGNHGSLTGNQPNRVGEWAEQPEFREPPLSLEGAADHWNHREDTDYFSQPGNLFRLMSSAERQALFDNTARAIAGVTPDVQALHVEHCTQADPAYGAGVAAAIRAVQG is encoded by the coding sequence ATGAAGAAACTGACCACTGCCGCAGGTGCCCCTGTCGTCGATAACCAGAACATCCTGACCGCCGGATCGCGCGGCCCGGCGCTGCTGCAGGATGTCTGGCTGCTCGAAAAATTGGCCCATTTCGACCGCGAGGTCATCCCCGAGCGCCGCATGCATGCCAAGGGAGCCGGGGCCCACGGAACTTTCACCGTCACCCACGACATCACCCGCTACACGCGGGCTGCGATCTTCTCGAGCGTCGGCAAGCAGACACCGATGTTCCTCCGCTTTTCCACGGTTGCCGGTGAACGCGGTGCTGCCGATGCCGAGCGTGATATCCGCGGCGTGGCCATGAAGTTCTACACGGAGGAAGGTAACTGGGATCTGGTCGGCAACAATACGCCGGTCTTCTTCTTCCGCGATCCGCTGAAATTCCCCGACCTGAATCATGCCGTCAAGCGCGATCCGGGAACGGGCCTGCGCAGTGCCCAGAACAACTGGGAATTCTGGACTGGCTTGCCAGAGGCCCTGCATCAGATCACCATTGTCATGAGCGATCGGGGCATCCCGTCCGACTACCGCCACATGCATCTGTTCGGCAGCCACACGTTCAGCTTCATCAATGCCGCTCAGGAACGCTTCTGGGTCAAATTCCATTTCAAGTCCCGGCAGGGCATCCGCAATCTGACGGATGCCGAGGCGGCGGAACTGATCGGCCGCGATCGCGAAAGCTCGCAGCGTGACCTGTACGACAGCATTGCCCTGGGCCGCTTCCCCAGCTGGACTTTGTTCGTGCAGATCATGCCGGAGAAGGAAGCCGGCAGCTATCACCTGAATCCCTTTGACCTGACCAAGGTCTGGCCGCACAGCGACTATCCGATGATCGAGGTCGGCACGCTGGAATTGAACCGCAACCCCGATAATTTCTTCGCCGAAGTGGAGCAGGCGGCTTTCACACCGGCCAATGTCGTGCCGGGTATCGGCTTTTCGCCGGACCGCATGCTGCAGGCCCGCCTGTTTTCCTACGGTGACGCGCAGCGCTACCGCCTGGGGGTGAATCACCACCAGATCCCCGTCAATGCGCCGCGTTGCCCCTTTCACAGCTATCACCGGGACGGTGCGATGCGGGTCGACGGCAACCATGGCAGCCTGACCGGCAATCAGCCCAATCGTGTGGGAGAGTGGGCCGAACAGCCGGAATTCCGCGAACCGCCGCTGAGCCTGGAAGGCGCGGCCGACCACTGGAACCATCGCGAGGACACCGATTATTTTTCACAGCCCGGCAATCTGTTTCGCCTGATGTCGTCCGCTGAGCGGCAGGCGCTGTTCGACAATACCGCCCGCGCCATCGCTGGCGTGACGCCGGACGTGCAGGCGCTGCACGTCGAACATTGCACACAGGCAGACCCGGCCTATGGAGCGGGCGTAGCGGCCGCGATCCGCGCTGTGCAGGGTTGA
- a CDS encoding ATP-binding cassette domain-containing protein, translating into MSKLDVLNIHKRYGDNEVLKGVSLQANAGDVICILGSSGSGKSTFLRCINFLEKPNQGSVSLNGELLKIVHDKHGEPHAADLDQLRRLRSKLAMVFQHFNLWAHMNVLGNVIEAPIQVLKLGRAEATERARHYLAKVGLDPKVETQYPSSLSGGQQQRVAIARALAMEPEVMLFDEPTSALDPELVGEVLKVMQKLAEEGRTMLVVTHEMGFARNLASHVMFLHQGVAEETGAPADIFDNPQSPRLRQFLSGNLK; encoded by the coding sequence ATGTCCAAACTCGACGTACTCAACATCCACAAGCGCTACGGCGACAACGAGGTCCTGAAAGGCGTGTCCCTGCAGGCCAATGCCGGCGACGTGATCTGCATTCTGGGCTCCAGCGGCTCGGGAAAATCCACCTTCCTGCGCTGCATCAATTTCCTGGAAAAGCCGAATCAGGGTTCCGTGTCGCTCAACGGCGAACTGCTGAAGATCGTCCACGACAAACACGGCGAGCCACACGCCGCCGACCTGGATCAGCTGCGCCGCCTGCGCTCGAAACTGGCCATGGTGTTCCAGCACTTCAACCTGTGGGCGCACATGAACGTGCTAGGCAACGTCATCGAAGCCCCGATCCAGGTACTGAAGCTCGGCCGCGCCGAGGCCACGGAGCGCGCCCGCCACTACCTGGCCAAGGTAGGCCTGGACCCGAAGGTGGAAACCCAGTATCCGTCGTCCTTGTCCGGCGGCCAGCAGCAGCGCGTGGCGATCGCACGGGCGCTGGCGATGGAACCGGAAGTCATGCTGTTCGACGAGCCGACGTCCGCGCTGGACCCGGAACTGGTCGGCGAAGTCCTGAAGGTCATGCAGAAGCTGGCCGAGGAAGGCCGCACCATGCTGGTGGTGACGCACGAAATGGGTTTCGCGCGCAACCTGGCATCGCATGTGATGTTCCTGCACCAGGGTGTGGCGGAAGAAACCGGCGCCCCGGCGGATATTTTCGACAATCCCCAAAGCCCGCGGCTGCGGCAGTTTCTGTCAGGGAACTTGAAATAA
- the polA gene encoding DNA polymerase I gives MKKTLLLVDGSSYLYRAYHAMPDLRNARGEPTSALYGVISMLRRLMHDYKDAAQYGACVFDAPGGSFREAIYPRYKANRPSMPDDLRAQIAPIHEAAAALGWTVISTPGVEADDIIGTLARQATEEGFYTIISTGDKDLAQLVNDQVELINTMSGERQDREGVIRKFGVPPDRIIDYLMLTGDTVDNIPGVDKVGPKTAAKWLNEFGDIGTLVARADEIKGVAGANLRAAIPNFPMTRELLTIKLDCTLPPEHEVPGLAFRAPDQETLLRLYETYGFRTWLREATGDPERIPLQDGRVEPVAQERPQALQYETILDRDHFARWMAKIQAASLVALDTETTSLDPMAARLVGLSLAIEPGHAAYIPVGHRAPGTPEQLDRAWVLDQLRPWVENPDAPKLLHHAKYDAHVLANDGLTLRGVRHDTMLQAYVLQSHRRVNLQDLCIQWLGLTGTTYEDLCGKGARQIGFEEVDLERAAHYAAEDADFTLRLHQVLLPKVQAEAGLRRIYELEVRTSDVLTRVERNGVAIDAQVLARQSHELGQQMIDLEAQAHALAGQPFNLNSPKQLGEILFERMQLPVLRKTAGGAPSTDEEVLTRLAADYPLPRLLLDYRGIAKLKSTYTDKLPRMINARTGRVHTRYAQAAVVTGRLASSDPNLQNIPVRTAEGRRVRTAFVSSLGSIVSADYSQIELRVMAHVSGDANLRRAFAEGQDIHRATAAEVFGLALDQVDAEHRRAAKAINFGLIYGMGEFGLASNLGITRAAAKSYIDRYFMRYPGVADYMDRIRRQAREQGYVETVFGRRLYFPELAGAKGPRAAAAERAAINAPMQGTAADLIKMAMVSVQDWLSAEGLRSLMVMQVHDELVFDAVPDEVERLRERVPQLMAGVAELAVPLVAEVGVGRNWGEAH, from the coding sequence ATGAAAAAAACCTTGTTGCTCGTGGATGGGTCCAGCTACCTGTACCGCGCCTATCATGCGATGCCCGATCTGCGCAATGCGCGGGGAGAGCCCACCAGTGCCTTGTATGGCGTCATCTCCATGTTACGGAGGCTGATGCACGATTACAAGGACGCGGCGCAGTATGGCGCCTGCGTGTTCGATGCGCCGGGGGGGTCGTTCCGCGAAGCGATCTATCCGCGGTACAAAGCCAATCGCCCCTCGATGCCGGATGATCTGCGGGCGCAGATCGCGCCGATCCACGAGGCGGCCGCCGCCCTGGGCTGGACTGTCATCTCGACGCCGGGCGTCGAGGCGGACGATATCATCGGCACCCTGGCGCGCCAGGCTACCGAAGAGGGCTTTTATACCATCATTTCGACGGGCGACAAGGATCTGGCGCAGTTGGTGAACGATCAGGTCGAACTGATCAACACCATGTCCGGAGAGCGTCAGGACCGCGAGGGTGTGATTCGCAAATTCGGCGTGCCCCCCGATCGCATCATCGATTACCTGATGCTCACGGGCGACACCGTGGACAACATTCCGGGCGTGGACAAGGTCGGCCCCAAGACGGCCGCCAAATGGCTGAACGAATTTGGCGACATCGGCACGCTGGTGGCGCGGGCCGACGAGATCAAGGGGGTGGCGGGGGCCAATCTGCGCGCCGCGATCCCGAACTTTCCCATGACCCGCGAGCTGCTGACCATCAAACTGGATTGCACGTTGCCGCCGGAACATGAAGTCCCTGGGCTGGCATTCCGCGCGCCCGATCAGGAGACGCTGCTTCGACTGTACGAGACCTATGGCTTTCGGACCTGGCTGCGGGAAGCCACCGGGGACCCCGAACGGATTCCGCTGCAGGATGGACGGGTCGAGCCGGTGGCGCAGGAACGGCCGCAGGCCCTGCAGTACGAAACCATCCTGGACCGGGACCATTTTGCCCGCTGGATGGCGAAGATCCAGGCGGCGTCGCTGGTCGCGCTGGATACGGAAACCACCAGCCTCGATCCCATGGCCGCCCGGCTGGTGGGCCTGTCCCTGGCGATCGAGCCCGGGCATGCCGCGTATATCCCGGTTGGGCATCGCGCGCCTGGAACGCCCGAACAGCTCGATCGGGCCTGGGTGCTGGACCAGTTACGCCCCTGGGTCGAGAATCCGGACGCGCCCAAGCTGTTGCACCATGCCAAATACGATGCCCATGTGCTGGCCAACGACGGGCTGACGCTGCGGGGCGTGCGGCATGACACCATGCTGCAGGCCTACGTGCTGCAGTCCCACCGTCGTGTGAACCTGCAGGATCTGTGCATCCAGTGGCTGGGCCTGACCGGCACCACATACGAGGATCTATGCGGCAAGGGAGCCCGTCAGATCGGCTTCGAAGAGGTGGATCTGGAACGCGCAGCCCATTACGCAGCCGAGGACGCGGATTTCACGCTGCGGCTGCATCAGGTCCTGCTGCCGAAGGTGCAGGCCGAAGCGGGTCTGCGGCGGATCTATGAACTGGAAGTGCGCACGTCCGATGTGCTGACGCGCGTCGAGCGCAATGGCGTCGCCATCGACGCGCAGGTGCTGGCGCGGCAGAGCCACGAACTGGGCCAGCAGATGATCGACCTGGAGGCCCAGGCGCATGCCCTGGCCGGCCAGCCGTTCAACCTGAATTCACCCAAGCAGTTGGGCGAGATCCTGTTCGAGCGGATGCAGCTGCCGGTATTGCGCAAGACCGCAGGCGGTGCGCCTTCTACAGACGAGGAGGTCCTGACCCGGCTGGCGGCCGACTATCCGCTGCCGCGTCTGTTGCTGGATTACCGGGGAATCGCGAAGCTGAAATCCACCTATACCGACAAGCTGCCGCGCATGATCAATGCCCGCACCGGGCGGGTGCATACGCGGTATGCGCAGGCGGCGGTGGTCACCGGGCGCCTGGCGTCCTCGGATCCGAACCTGCAAAACATCCCTGTACGCACCGCCGAGGGCCGGCGCGTCCGGACCGCTTTCGTCTCCAGCCTGGGCAGCATCGTTTCGGCGGATTATTCCCAGATCGAATTGCGCGTGATGGCGCACGTGTCGGGCGATGCCAACTTGCGCCGCGCGTTCGCCGAGGGCCAGGACATCCACCGCGCCACTGCGGCCGAGGTCTTCGGCCTGGCACTGGATCAGGTCGATGCGGAACATCGACGCGCGGCCAAGGCGATCAATTTCGGCCTTATCTACGGGATGGGGGAATTCGGCCTGGCCTCGAACCTGGGCATCACCCGCGCGGCGGCGAAATCCTACATCGACCGCTATTTCATGCGCTATCCCGGGGTAGCCGACTACATGGACCGCATTCGCCGGCAGGCGCGCGAGCAGGGCTATGTGGAAACGGTTTTCGGGCGGCGCCTGTATTTCCCGGAACTGGCTGGCGCGAAGGGGCCTCGTGCGGCTGCGGCCGAGCGCGCCGCCATCAATGCGCCGATGCAGGGCACGGCGGCGGATCTGATCAAGATGGCCATGGTGTCGGTGCAGGACTGGTTATCGGCCGAAGGCCTGCGCAGCCTCATGGTGATGCAGGTGCACGACGAATTGGTGTTCGATGCGGTGCCCGACGAGGTCGAGCGTCTGCGCGAACGGGTGCCGCAGCTGATGGCCGGGGTGGCGGAGCTGGCGGTCCCGCTGGTGGCCGAGGTCGGCGTGGGCCGCAATTGGGGCGAGGCGCACTGA
- a CDS encoding ABC transporter permease, which produces MFLNGYGPLLLQGTWVTIQLALLSLAVAVGLGLLGAWAKLSTSWGARLLATAYTTLIRGVPDLVLMLLIFFSLQIYLNDFTDLLGIDPIDIDPFAAGVLTLGFIYGAYFAETFRGAFMAVPHGQMEAATAYGMREFQTFRRVLFPQMMRHALPGIGNNWQVLLKSTALVSLIGLTDLVKVAQDAGNVTFRVFLFITITGLIYLALTTLSNGILYWLDKRYSVGVREVSL; this is translated from the coding sequence ATGTTCCTGAACGGCTACGGTCCCCTGCTGCTGCAGGGGACCTGGGTCACCATCCAGCTTGCCCTCCTGTCCCTGGCGGTCGCCGTGGGACTGGGGCTGCTGGGCGCCTGGGCCAAACTGTCCACATCCTGGGGCGCCCGTCTGCTGGCGACGGCCTACACGACCCTGATCCGGGGCGTCCCGGACCTGGTGCTGATGCTGCTGATCTTCTTCAGCCTGCAGATTTACCTGAACGATTTCACCGACCTGCTGGGCATCGACCCCATCGACATCGACCCCTTCGCCGCCGGCGTGCTGACCCTGGGGTTCATCTACGGCGCCTACTTCGCGGAAACATTCCGCGGCGCCTTTATGGCCGTCCCTCATGGGCAGATGGAAGCCGCCACCGCCTACGGCATGCGCGAATTCCAGACATTCCGCCGCGTCCTATTTCCGCAGATGATGCGCCACGCCCTGCCGGGCATCGGCAACAACTGGCAGGTGCTGCTGAAATCCACCGCGCTGGTCTCGTTGATCGGCCTGACGGATCTGGTGAAGGTCGCCCAGGACGCCGGCAACGTGACGTTCCGCGTGTTCCTGTTCATCACCATCACCGGCCTGATTTATCTGGCCCTGACCACCCTGTCGAACGGCATCCTGTACTGGCTCGACAAACGCTATAGCGTCGGCGTGCGCGAGGTGTCCCTATGA
- a CDS encoding transporter substrate-binding domain-containing protein encodes MKTTLLGAALLIAAGFIPAIGSAADAPELKIATEAGYPPFEYRNPSGQLEGFDIDIGNELCKRLQRTCVWIDQSFDSLIPGLQARKFDLANSTMTATEARKKVIDFSTPMYIVPVKLLVKKGSGLEPTAESLKGKRVGVQQGTTMETYARKHWAPKEVQVIAYPSYTNAYVDMKAGRLDATFQEAQSAVDGFLSKPEGAGYELASMTLKDPILNEPIAMGMRKGNTKLGTEVDKTLKAMLADGTIQGFAKKYFAKDLIQFPAQ; translated from the coding sequence ATGAAAACCACCTTGCTGGGCGCCGCCCTGCTGATCGCAGCCGGTTTCATTCCCGCCATCGGCTCGGCCGCCGACGCCCCGGAACTGAAAATCGCCACCGAGGCAGGCTACCCTCCGTTCGAATACCGCAATCCCAGCGGCCAGCTGGAAGGCTTTGACATCGACATCGGCAACGAGCTGTGCAAGCGCCTGCAACGCACATGCGTCTGGATCGACCAGTCCTTCGACAGCCTGATCCCGGGCCTGCAGGCCCGCAAATTCGATCTCGCCAATTCCACCATGACGGCCACCGAGGCCCGTAAGAAAGTCATCGACTTTTCCACGCCGATGTACATCGTGCCGGTCAAGCTGCTGGTGAAAAAGGGTAGCGGCCTGGAACCGACCGCCGAATCCCTGAAGGGCAAACGGGTCGGCGTGCAACAGGGCACCACGATGGAAACCTATGCACGCAAGCACTGGGCACCCAAAGAGGTCCAGGTCATCGCCTATCCCAGCTACACCAATGCTTACGTCGACATGAAGGCCGGCCGCCTGGACGCCACATTCCAGGAAGCCCAGAGCGCGGTCGACGGTTTCCTCAGCAAACCCGAAGGCGCCGGCTACGAGCTGGCCTCCATGACGCTGAAGGATCCCATCCTGAACGAACCCATCGCCATGGGCATGCGCAAAGGCAACACGAAACTGGGAACCGAAGTCGACAAGACCCTGAAGGCCATGCTGGCCGACGGCACCATCCAGGGCTTCGCGAAAAAATATTTCGCCAAGGACCTGATCCAGTTTCCCGCCCAATGA
- the hisM gene encoding histidine ABC transporter permease HisM, with protein sequence MMDVLDQFWRAYLYSSNGSLSGMAITLWLLVLSVSIGFFASIGLAVARVSSRRWLSVPLWAFSYVFRGTPLYVQILFIYAGIYSLDFVKNTPSLATFFQSGFNCLVLALTLNTVAYTTEIFAGAIRATNAGEIEAARAFGMTRFALYRRIILPSALRRALPAYSNEVILMLHATSLAFTATVPDILKIARDANSATYQTFASYGIAALLYLCLSFALIGLFRLYERRTLAYLGHHR encoded by the coding sequence ATGATGGACGTCCTGGACCAGTTCTGGCGCGCCTATCTGTATTCCAGCAATGGCAGCCTGTCGGGCATGGCCATCACGCTCTGGCTGCTGGTGCTGTCCGTGTCGATCGGTTTTTTCGCCTCGATCGGACTGGCGGTTGCCCGCGTGTCGTCGCGCCGCTGGCTGTCCGTCCCGCTGTGGGCGTTCAGTTACGTCTTTCGCGGCACCCCGCTGTACGTGCAGATCCTGTTCATTTACGCCGGCATCTACAGCCTGGATTTCGTCAAGAACACCCCCAGTCTGGCAACGTTTTTCCAGAGCGGCTTCAACTGCCTGGTGCTGGCATTGACTCTCAATACCGTCGCCTACACGACCGAAATCTTCGCCGGCGCCATCCGCGCCACCAACGCCGGGGAAATCGAGGCCGCGCGCGCCTTCGGCATGACGCGATTCGCCCTGTACCGGCGCATCATCCTGCCCTCGGCCTTGCGGCGCGCCCTGCCCGCCTACAGCAACGAGGTCATCCTGATGCTGCACGCAACCTCGCTGGCCTTCACCGCCACGGTCCCCGACATCCTCAAGATCGCCCGCGACGCGAATTCGGCCACCTACCAGACCTTTGCTTCATACGGCATCGCCGCCCTGCTCTACCTGTGCCTGTCATTTGCACTGATCGGGCTGTTTCGCCTGTATGAACGCCGCACGCTGGCCTATCTGGGCCATCACCGATAA
- a CDS encoding GNAT family N-acetyltransferase, protein MDGQCVHAIAYAADGQAVGTGRLLPDGHIGRMAVRQPWRGQGVGSLLLAALMDAARQRGDREVVLAAQLHARPFYARHGFAEEGETFMDAGIPHRLMRYSFAAR, encoded by the coding sequence ATGGATGGGCAGTGCGTGCACGCGATCGCCTATGCCGCCGACGGCCAGGCTGTGGGCACGGGCCGCCTGCTGCCCGATGGCCACATCGGCCGCATGGCCGTGCGGCAACCTTGGCGTGGCCAGGGCGTTGGGTCGCTGCTATTGGCGGCCCTGATGGACGCAGCCAGGCAGCGTGGCGACCGGGAAGTTGTTCTGGCTGCCCAACTGCATGCGCGGCCCTTCTACGCCCGCCATGGCTTCGCGGAGGAGGGCGAAACCTTCATGGATGCGGGGATTCCCCACCGGTTGATGCGATATTCTTTCGCGGCTCGATAA
- a CDS encoding DMT family transporter: MSTISNPSPTAPSLRPLHGILLVLGAGMLWGTTGTAQSFSDGTLSPYWVGALRLLVATLFFLIYAGSINGLSHLIRQLADLDWRRAIWAGACMAGYNLTFFAGVKITGVAVGTALTIGSGPIWAGLLQLAGGTRPGAGWWAGTLLAVAGGVLLVFGRGGDIQADPLGIALCLAAGLAYAVYAILNKRLVHRSAPAVTTLGVFFTGAVLALPAAWFGAGPLTITTAGWLVVGFLGIVATGAAYLLFSTGLRSISAASGVSLALMEPVTAFLLALIVVGERPAALAYAGLAALLAGLAIVIRAETR; encoded by the coding sequence ATGAGCACGATATCGAATCCTTCGCCGACCGCGCCCTCGCTCCGGCCCCTGCACGGCATCCTGCTGGTGCTGGGCGCCGGCATGCTGTGGGGCACCACAGGCACGGCCCAGAGTTTCTCCGACGGCACCCTGTCGCCCTACTGGGTAGGCGCCCTGCGCCTGCTGGTGGCGACCCTCTTTTTCCTGATCTATGCCGGGTCGATCAACGGGCTATCCCATCTGATCCGTCAGCTGGCGGACCTGGACTGGCGCCGCGCGATCTGGGCGGGTGCCTGCATGGCGGGCTACAACCTGACGTTCTTCGCGGGCGTCAAGATCACGGGGGTGGCGGTCGGCACGGCGCTGACCATCGGCAGCGGGCCGATCTGGGCCGGCCTGCTGCAACTGGCCGGCGGCACGCGGCCCGGCGCGGGCTGGTGGGCAGGCACGCTGTTGGCGGTGGCCGGCGGCGTACTGCTGGTGTTCGGGCGCGGCGGCGACATCCAGGCCGATCCACTGGGCATTGCCCTTTGCCTGGCGGCTGGGCTCGCATACGCGGTCTACGCCATCCTGAATAAACGGCTGGTGCACCGGTCGGCACCAGCCGTCACCACCCTGGGCGTCTTCTTCACCGGAGCCGTCCTAGCGCTGCCCGCTGCCTGGTTCGGCGCGGGGCCGTTGACGATCACGACCGCAGGCTGGCTGGTGGTCGGCTTCCTGGGCATCGTTGCCACAGGCGCAGCCTACCTGTTGTTCAGCACCGGCCTGCGCAGCATCAGCGCCGCAAGTGGCGTGTCACTGGCCCTGATGGAGCCAGTCACCGCCTTCCTGCTGGCCCTCATCGTGGTAGGCGAACGGCCCGCCGCACTGGCTTACGCCGGCCTGGCCGCGCTACTGGCCGGCCTGGCCATCGTGATCCGGGCCGAAACGCGCTGA
- a CDS encoding helix-turn-helix domain-containing protein, with the protein MSILQPTSAVRTYDGTAHVHVHDHAQVMVPLAGRMELEVSGHSLFTDPSCGMLIPAGARHAYHAQPGTRILVIDTPEFAGLERLRRFALTSACRTLDSQGDAGRQLALLLGLPAILSSRRGLDLTRLDAALTQALHEPWPTARMARLFHLSPQRFHARLLELAGCTPGDYLRALRLEHASAALMQGTTLEVAAARVGYRSGSALAYALRRDRGTGARMIRQRVS; encoded by the coding sequence ATGTCGATTCTTCAGCCGACCAGTGCCGTGCGTACCTATGACGGAACAGCACACGTGCACGTCCACGACCATGCGCAGGTCATGGTGCCGCTGGCCGGACGCATGGAACTGGAAGTCTCGGGGCACTCGCTGTTCACGGATCCGTCCTGCGGCATGCTTATCCCCGCTGGCGCCCGGCACGCGTATCATGCGCAACCCGGCACCCGCATCCTGGTGATCGACACGCCTGAATTCGCCGGCCTCGAACGGCTGCGGCGTTTTGCGCTGACCTCGGCCTGCCGCACACTGGACAGCCAGGGTGATGCCGGGCGGCAACTGGCACTTCTGCTGGGCCTGCCTGCCATCCTGTCCTCGCGCCGGGGCCTGGATCTAACGCGCCTGGATGCCGCCCTGACACAGGCGCTGCACGAGCCCTGGCCGACGGCCCGCATGGCGCGGCTGTTTCATCTCAGTCCCCAGCGATTCCATGCCCGCCTGCTCGAACTGGCCGGCTGCACGCCGGGCGATTATCTGCGCGCCCTGCGGCTGGAACATGCCAGCGCGGCACTGATGCAAGGAACAACACTGGAAGTCGCCGCCGCCCGGGTCGGCTACCGGTCCGGCAGCGCCCTGGCCTACGCCCTGCGGCGTGACCGGGGTACCGGCGCCCGGATGATTCGACAGCGCGTCTCCTGA